In Mycolicibacterium alvei, a single window of DNA contains:
- a CDS encoding YybH family protein, giving the protein MIAVSDLNQRTLPLFHEALGRAVTERDAAAVVELYTEECTLILPDGAVLRGRKQLAEAFNQWVGAGFAEQYVEKVTDLLVGDSLAIEEGVSRGIFVTADGPVVKRNNYIITFVKGENGMWLMDKDIWTTIPELLSGTPSY; this is encoded by the coding sequence GTGATTGCCGTCAGCGACCTGAACCAACGGACGCTGCCGCTGTTTCACGAGGCTCTTGGCCGCGCGGTAACAGAGCGGGACGCCGCCGCGGTCGTCGAACTGTACACCGAAGAGTGCACGCTGATCCTGCCTGACGGCGCGGTGCTGCGCGGACGGAAGCAACTCGCGGAGGCGTTCAATCAGTGGGTTGGCGCGGGTTTCGCCGAACAATACGTCGAGAAGGTCACCGATCTGTTGGTCGGTGACTCGCTAGCCATCGAGGAGGGTGTTTCGCGTGGCATTTTCGTCACCGCCGATGGCCCAGTTGTCAAGCGCAACAACTACATCATCACCTTCGTGAAGGGCGAGAATGGAATGTGGTTGATGGACAAGGACATCTGGACGACCATTCCCGAGCTGCTTTCAGGGACACCGAGTTACTGA
- a CDS encoding LLM class flavin-dependent oxidoreductase, translating to MRFVLFQENGVLRGETHHRRFMDTIEEAVFAEEMGFHAWGMSEHHFFSDMAVTPVPECLVSAVAVKTNRIKLRYMSRLISAIHPILIAEQTAATDILSNGRVEVGVARGNTLLQLDAFGVSLDETKERAEEALDLIIRGLSDDTFSHDGKHWGKIPERRLTPKCVQEPHPPFFKIVQSAESARDARRRGLGMITSDMYTGWPALAEYLAAYNDVPESDLAPVVRRPVKSAAAFVGTVRCAKTNDLALEAALGDMTTTARAIINDIYVQLAERSSAGYAHFDHIRELRDKIDDPEYLRNCGPTVLVGDPDHCINQIHRMAELGADEVVLRIDYGTHDEIMSTIEAFGRWVIPHFSNPGSVVRDGSVGVLPGDPRQRPSYTAKAYA from the coding sequence ATGCGATTTGTGCTCTTCCAAGAGAACGGCGTCCTGCGAGGCGAAACCCATCACCGGCGCTTCATGGACACCATCGAGGAAGCGGTGTTCGCAGAAGAGATGGGCTTTCATGCCTGGGGAATGTCGGAGCACCATTTCTTCAGCGACATGGCGGTTACTCCAGTGCCCGAGTGCCTGGTCTCCGCGGTCGCGGTGAAGACCAACCGCATCAAGCTGCGGTACATGAGCCGCTTGATCTCAGCCATCCATCCGATCCTCATCGCGGAGCAGACTGCCGCTACCGACATCCTGTCCAACGGGCGAGTCGAGGTCGGTGTTGCGCGAGGAAACACGCTGCTACAGCTGGACGCCTTCGGAGTGTCCTTGGACGAGACCAAGGAGCGCGCCGAAGAAGCGCTCGATCTCATCATTCGCGGGCTCAGCGATGACACGTTCAGCCACGACGGAAAGCACTGGGGCAAGATCCCCGAGCGTCGGCTGACCCCGAAATGCGTTCAGGAGCCACACCCTCCGTTCTTCAAGATCGTGCAATCTGCAGAATCCGCTCGTGATGCGCGTCGCCGTGGCCTGGGCATGATCACCAGCGACATGTACACGGGGTGGCCGGCTCTCGCCGAGTATCTGGCGGCCTACAACGATGTCCCGGAAAGCGATCTCGCACCGGTTGTGCGCCGTCCGGTGAAGTCCGCCGCAGCGTTCGTCGGCACCGTCCGATGTGCCAAGACCAACGATTTGGCTCTGGAAGCCGCATTGGGCGACATGACCACGACGGCTCGCGCCATCATCAATGACATCTATGTGCAGCTTGCCGAACGGTCGTCGGCCGGATATGCGCACTTCGATCACATTCGCGAGCTGCGCGATAAGATCGATGATCCTGAGTATCTGCGGAACTGCGGTCCGACCGTCCTCGTCGGCGATCCCGATCACTGCATCAATCAGATTCACCGGATGGCAGAACTTGGTGCAGACGAGGTCGTACTACGGATCGACTACGGTACGCATGACGAAATCATGTCGACCATCGAGGCTTTCGGACGGTGGGTTATTCCGCACTTCAGTAATCCGGGCTCTGTCGTGCGCGACGGCTCAGTCGGCGTACTCCCCGGCGACCCACGTCAGCGGCCGAGCTACACGGCGAAGGCATACGCGTGA
- the paaK gene encoding phenylacetate--CoA ligase PaaK, with protein MTEIVDRPAGCSVTRSPDELEPIETASRDEISALQLIRLKWSLQHAYDNVTHYRKAFDQAGVHPSEVKDLGDLALFPFTTKADLRNNYPFGMFAVPQSQVARVHASSGTTGRPTVVGYTAADIETWANLVARCLRAAGVRSTDKVHIAYGYGLFTGGLGAHYGAERLGCTVIPISGGMTERQLQLITDFQPDAIMVTPSYMLTLLDAMESAGMDPRGTSLRTGVFGAEPWTEQMRTELEQKIGINAVDIYGLSEVIGPGVAQECVETKDGLHIWEDHFFPEIIDPETGRVLPDGSEGELVFTSLTKQALPIIRYRTRDLTALLPGTARSMRRMRKVTGRCDDMIILRGVNLFPTQIEELILGIDVLAPHFHCVLDRVGRLDTLTVRVENRPGATPDQRASAAGTLAKRIKDGIGVRVAVEIVEPNAINRSEGKAKRLFDNRSRD; from the coding sequence ATGACCGAGATCGTCGACCGTCCGGCAGGCTGCAGCGTGACGCGTTCACCTGATGAGCTGGAGCCTATCGAGACTGCATCGCGTGACGAGATATCCGCACTGCAATTGATCCGGCTGAAGTGGTCGCTGCAACACGCCTACGACAACGTCACTCACTATCGAAAAGCGTTCGACCAAGCTGGAGTTCATCCCAGCGAGGTCAAAGACCTCGGTGATCTGGCCCTGTTCCCATTCACCACCAAGGCCGACCTCAGGAACAACTACCCATTCGGCATGTTCGCCGTTCCGCAATCGCAGGTGGCGCGGGTACACGCATCCTCAGGAACCACCGGGCGTCCGACCGTGGTCGGTTACACCGCCGCAGATATCGAAACCTGGGCGAACCTCGTGGCCCGTTGCCTGCGTGCGGCCGGCGTGCGATCAACCGACAAGGTTCACATCGCCTATGGCTACGGCCTGTTCACCGGCGGATTGGGAGCCCACTACGGCGCAGAGCGTCTTGGGTGCACCGTCATTCCGATCTCGGGCGGCATGACAGAACGTCAGCTGCAACTCATCACGGACTTTCAGCCAGACGCCATCATGGTCACGCCGTCATACATGCTCACCCTGCTCGACGCGATGGAGAGCGCCGGCATGGATCCGCGCGGCACCTCGCTGCGCACCGGAGTCTTCGGCGCCGAGCCTTGGACCGAGCAGATGCGTACCGAACTCGAACAAAAAATCGGTATCAACGCTGTCGACATCTACGGGCTGTCCGAAGTGATCGGGCCCGGTGTGGCTCAAGAGTGTGTGGAAACCAAAGACGGATTACATATCTGGGAAGATCACTTCTTTCCCGAGATCATCGATCCGGAGACCGGACGGGTTCTGCCGGACGGATCCGAAGGTGAGCTGGTGTTCACCTCGTTGACCAAGCAGGCGCTGCCCATCATTCGCTACCGAACCCGCGACCTCACCGCGTTGCTTCCCGGCACAGCCCGCAGCATGCGGCGTATGCGCAAGGTAACCGGCCGCTGCGACGACATGATCATCCTCCGTGGGGTGAACCTTTTCCCCACCCAGATCGAGGAACTGATACTCGGAATCGACGTGCTGGCACCACATTTTCACTGCGTGCTCGACCGCGTGGGACGGCTCGACACCCTTACCGTGCGGGTGGAGAACCGCCCTGGTGCGACACCCGACCAGCGCGCAAGCGCCGCCGGAACCCTGGCCAAGCGGATCAAAGATGGCATCGGGGTGCGGGTAGCGGTGGAGATCGTCGAACCGAATGCGATAAACCGGTCTGAAGGCAAGGCGAAACGGCTTTTCGACAACCGCTCGCGGGACTGA
- the paaE gene encoding 1,2-phenylacetyl-CoA epoxidase subunit PaaE: MTTAELSASTAGRGRRNRPFRTVRVAEVQKLCDDAAAIAFTVPDDYADEFTFMPGQSVTVRRSIDGVEQRRTYSLCSPVGTRPRIGVREVPGGAFSGWLVHELSPGDEIDLQPPSGSFTADTDTAAHHVLIAAGSGITPVLSIAASVLAHPQSRVTLLYGNRRANTVMFADELADLKDSYGARLQLIHVLSREPRAADLFSGRLDRNRIRGLLQNLVPIPAIDHVWLCGPFGMVTDAQQALHDLGVQADRVHQELFFVEEAAPAPVRHAEATTTGPVSDVTIVLDGTKSTLSLPRGASILDSAQRSRDDLPFACKGGVCGTCRAKVTAGSVDMRRNYALEPAEIEAGFVLTCQSYPTTDSLTVDFDA, from the coding sequence ATGACCACCGCCGAACTGTCCGCGTCCACCGCGGGGCGTGGCAGGCGCAACCGGCCGTTTCGCACGGTGCGGGTCGCCGAAGTGCAGAAGCTGTGCGACGACGCAGCCGCCATCGCGTTCACCGTGCCTGACGACTACGCCGACGAATTCACCTTCATGCCTGGCCAATCCGTAACCGTGCGGCGCAGTATCGACGGAGTCGAACAGCGCCGAACGTATTCCCTCTGCTCGCCGGTAGGGACCAGACCCCGCATCGGGGTCCGCGAAGTACCGGGTGGAGCGTTCTCGGGTTGGCTGGTACACGAGCTGTCGCCGGGGGACGAGATTGATCTGCAACCGCCGTCAGGAAGCTTCACCGCAGACACCGATACAGCGGCACACCACGTGCTGATCGCCGCCGGATCGGGTATCACACCGGTGCTGTCGATCGCCGCATCGGTGCTGGCGCATCCGCAGTCCCGGGTCACGCTTCTCTACGGCAATCGGCGAGCCAACACCGTGATGTTCGCCGACGAACTTGCCGACCTCAAGGACTCCTACGGCGCCAGATTGCAACTGATCCACGTGCTTTCACGCGAGCCGCGCGCGGCTGACCTCTTCAGCGGCCGACTCGACCGCAACCGCATTCGCGGGTTGTTGCAGAACCTGGTGCCGATACCCGCCATCGACCACGTCTGGCTGTGCGGCCCTTTCGGTATGGTCACCGACGCCCAGCAGGCGCTGCACGACCTGGGGGTGCAGGCTGACCGCGTCCACCAGGAGCTGTTCTTCGTCGAAGAAGCCGCACCGGCTCCGGTACGGCACGCTGAAGCAACGACAACGGGCCCGGTCAGTGATGTCACCATTGTGTTGGACGGTACGAAGAGCACCCTCAGCCTTCCCCGCGGCGCTTCGATTCTCGATTCGGCCCAGCGATCCCGGGACGACCTGCCATTCGCGTGCAAGGGCGGCGTATGCGGTACCTGCCGTGCCAAGGTGACCGCCGGTTCCGTCGACATGCGCCGTAACTACGCCCTCGAGCCGGCCGAAATCGAAGCCGGATTCGTGCTGACCTGCCAGTCCTATCCGACCACCGACTCTTTGACTGTCGACTTCGACGCCTAA
- the paaD gene encoding 1,2-phenylacetyl-CoA epoxidase subunit PaaD has product MTTDTCAPDSLTRARDISCTVTDPEMPMLTLVDLGVLRDVRQDLDGTIIVTITPTYSGCPAMATMRADLERALAAAGYDRVEVRTSLAPAWSSDWITDDGRRKLKQHGIAPAHVVRAQSSGPIPLTLVRHRPMVQCPQCDSFDTEETSEFGSTACKSLHRCRCCGEPFDRIKEL; this is encoded by the coding sequence ATGACGACGGACACCTGCGCACCGGACTCGTTGACCCGCGCCCGTGACATCTCCTGCACCGTAACCGATCCCGAGATGCCGATGCTGACCCTGGTCGACCTCGGTGTGCTGCGCGACGTTCGCCAAGACCTCGATGGCACCATCATCGTCACGATCACGCCGACCTACTCGGGTTGCCCGGCGATGGCCACCATGCGGGCCGATCTCGAACGTGCGCTTGCCGCCGCCGGTTACGACCGGGTGGAGGTGCGCACATCGCTGGCACCGGCGTGGAGTTCGGACTGGATCACCGACGATGGCCGGCGAAAACTCAAGCAGCACGGTATCGCCCCCGCGCATGTGGTGCGCGCCCAGTCTTCGGGACCCATCCCGCTGACGCTGGTTCGCCATCGCCCGATGGTGCAGTGTCCGCAGTGCGACTCGTTCGACACCGAGGAAACGTCCGAATTCGGTTCAACCGCCTGCAAGTCGCTACACCGATGCAGATGCTGTGGCGAACCGTTCGACCGAATCAAGGAACTCTGA
- the paaC gene encoding 1,2-phenylacetyl-CoA epoxidase subunit PaaC — MIDHDSAYSSLVDSDAHDQWAFGTSFDDPLAGVDTTLADGIDGADLAAYCLMLADDALISAQRLAQWCTRAPELEEEVALANIGLDLLGQARLLLARAAAADPTIVPTLPEGSPVPAEDALAFFRDEPFFRCVRLAELDNGDFAESIARLLMFSCYRLAVLDRVRESRDPVLAAVAAKGVKELTYHRDYAARWFITLAGGTAESRCRIERAITSVWPYVDELFTPNPVEQRLHAAGAAVDSSTLRGEFDTVVEQVLRASELPWPTVRAAALVAGRSGREGIHTEALSYLLAEMQSVARAHPTGAW; from the coding sequence ATGATTGACCACGACTCTGCCTACAGCAGCCTGGTCGACTCCGATGCGCATGACCAATGGGCCTTCGGCACCAGCTTCGACGATCCGCTGGCCGGCGTCGACACCACTCTGGCTGACGGCATCGACGGCGCCGATCTGGCGGCCTACTGCCTGATGCTCGCCGATGACGCCCTGATCAGCGCGCAACGACTGGCGCAGTGGTGCACTCGGGCACCCGAACTCGAGGAAGAGGTCGCACTGGCCAATATCGGGCTCGACCTGCTGGGCCAAGCGAGGTTGCTGCTGGCCCGCGCCGCGGCGGCCGATCCGACCATCGTCCCCACCCTGCCCGAAGGCTCACCTGTGCCCGCCGAGGACGCGCTGGCCTTCTTCAGAGACGAGCCGTTCTTTCGGTGCGTGCGACTGGCCGAATTGGACAACGGCGACTTCGCCGAGAGCATCGCGCGCCTGCTGATGTTCTCCTGCTATCGATTGGCCGTACTGGATCGGGTTCGCGAGTCCCGCGATCCCGTGCTGGCCGCCGTAGCCGCCAAAGGTGTCAAAGAACTGACCTACCATCGTGATTACGCTGCCCGATGGTTCATCACGCTGGCCGGCGGCACAGCTGAATCGCGGTGCCGAATCGAGCGGGCGATCACGTCGGTGTGGCCCTACGTGGACGAGCTGTTCACGCCGAATCCTGTGGAGCAGCGACTTCACGCTGCCGGCGCCGCGGTGGACTCGTCGACCCTTCGAGGTGAGTTCGACACCGTTGTCGAGCAAGTTCTGCGGGCATCCGAGTTGCCTTGGCCGACGGTGCGGGCGGCCGCGTTGGTGGCCGGTAGATCCGGGCGTGAGGGAATCCACACCGAAGCGTTGAGCTACCTATTGGCCGAGATGCAGTCCGTTGCCCGCGCGCATCCCACCGGGGCGTGGTGA
- the paaB gene encoding 1,2-phenylacetyl-CoA epoxidase subunit PaaB: MAPEWPLYEVFVRGKRGLNHVHVGSLHAADDAMALRHARDLYTRRNEGVSLWVVRSVDIVASSPAEKDPFFAPSGDKVYRHPTFYDIPDNVPHM; the protein is encoded by the coding sequence ATCGCCCCGGAATGGCCTTTGTATGAGGTATTCGTCCGCGGCAAGCGCGGCCTCAACCACGTTCATGTCGGGTCGCTGCACGCCGCAGACGACGCGATGGCGTTGCGGCATGCCCGCGATCTGTACACCCGACGCAATGAAGGCGTCAGCCTATGGGTGGTGCGCTCGGTCGACATCGTGGCATCCAGTCCGGCCGAGAAGGATCCGTTCTTCGCGCCCAGCGGCGACAAGGTCTACCGCCACCCGACGTTCTACGACATCCCCGACAACGTCCCCCACATGTGA
- the paaA gene encoding 1,2-phenylacetyl-CoA epoxidase subunit PaaA, with amino-acid sequence MTLGDASTHVGTALADEFDAIVADGLRVEPRDWMPDGYRKMLIRQIAQHAHSEIIGMQPEGNWLTRAPSLRRKAILMAKVQDEAGHGLYLYSAAETLGADRADLTAKLIEGKQKYSSIFNYPTLTFADVGVIGWLVDGAAICNQVPLCRSSYGPYARAMIRVCKEESFHQRQGYELLMTMMSGTGAQRAMVQGAVDRWWWPALMMFGPPDADSPNTEQSMAWGIKRHTNDELRQRFVDMSVPQAQILGVTLPDSQLRWNEERGAHDFGTPDWDEFMNVVNGFGPGNAERITNRKQAHDNGEWVRDAATAFADKHRESEGGSK; translated from the coding sequence ATGACTCTCGGCGACGCATCAACGCACGTTGGTACTGCTCTGGCTGATGAGTTCGACGCTATCGTCGCCGACGGTCTGCGTGTCGAACCGCGAGACTGGATGCCCGATGGCTACCGCAAGATGTTGATCCGCCAGATCGCCCAACACGCGCATTCGGAGATCATCGGCATGCAGCCCGAAGGCAACTGGTTGACCCGCGCGCCCTCCCTGCGCCGCAAGGCCATCCTCATGGCCAAGGTGCAAGACGAAGCAGGTCATGGGCTCTACCTGTACTCGGCGGCAGAGACCCTCGGCGCCGACCGCGCGGATCTCACCGCCAAGCTGATCGAGGGCAAGCAGAAATACTCGTCGATCTTCAACTACCCCACGCTGACCTTCGCTGACGTCGGGGTGATCGGGTGGCTGGTCGACGGTGCGGCGATCTGCAATCAGGTTCCACTGTGCCGCAGTTCCTACGGTCCCTACGCCCGCGCCATGATCCGGGTGTGTAAGGAAGAGTCGTTTCACCAGCGGCAAGGCTACGAACTGCTGATGACCATGATGTCGGGAACCGGCGCCCAACGCGCCATGGTCCAAGGTGCCGTCGATCGGTGGTGGTGGCCCGCGCTGATGATGTTCGGACCGCCCGACGCCGACTCGCCCAACACCGAACAGTCCATGGCGTGGGGCATCAAACGGCACACCAACGACGAACTGCGACAACGCTTCGTCGACATGAGCGTGCCGCAGGCGCAGATACTCGGTGTGACACTGCCGGATTCACAGCTGCGCTGGAACGAGGAGCGCGGGGCGCATGACTTCGGCACACCCGACTGGGACGAGTTCATGAATGTCGTCAACGGATTTGGGCCGGGTAACGCCGAGCGCATCACAAACCGGAAGCAGGCCCACGACAACGGTGAGTGGGTCCGCGACGCAGCAACCGCATTCGCCGACAAACACCGCGAATCAGAAGGTGGATCAAAGTGA
- a CDS encoding enoyl-CoA hydratase/isomerase family protein has product MTGIDTTAVAYSVDAGVATIAFNRPAASNALNRVMKNELLQALSAADRDSSVRAVIITAAGKNFCVGQDLAEHVEALRADPSHAMDTVREHYNPVMQALEAIKVPVVVAVNGACVGAGLGLALGADIRIAGSRAKFGTAFTGIGLAADSALSASLPRLIGASRATAMFLLGDSIDAATAQAWGLVHQVVDDGSLLDVATGLAGRLAEGPTAAFSSVKTLIRDNAVAPLSDILEREAVAQQRLGDSRDHSTAVEAFLAKTKPVFTGR; this is encoded by the coding sequence ATGACTGGAATTGATACGACCGCCGTCGCCTACTCGGTGGACGCCGGCGTCGCCACAATTGCGTTCAATCGTCCAGCAGCGTCGAATGCGCTCAACCGTGTGATGAAAAATGAACTGCTGCAAGCATTGTCGGCGGCAGATAGAGACTCCTCGGTACGGGCCGTGATCATCACCGCCGCCGGGAAGAACTTCTGCGTCGGCCAGGACCTCGCCGAACACGTCGAGGCGCTGCGGGCCGATCCGTCCCATGCGATGGACACCGTGCGCGAACACTACAACCCGGTCATGCAGGCCTTGGAGGCGATCAAGGTTCCGGTTGTCGTTGCGGTCAACGGCGCGTGTGTCGGCGCCGGTCTGGGATTGGCGCTGGGCGCCGACATCCGAATCGCCGGTTCCCGCGCGAAGTTCGGAACTGCGTTCACCGGTATCGGGCTGGCCGCCGATTCCGCGTTGTCGGCATCGCTGCCCAGGCTCATCGGGGCCAGTCGGGCGACGGCGATGTTCCTGCTCGGCGACAGCATCGACGCCGCCACCGCCCAGGCGTGGGGACTGGTGCACCAGGTGGTCGACGACGGCTCCCTGCTCGATGTCGCAACCGGCCTGGCCGGCCGCCTTGCGGAGGGGCCCACCGCCGCATTTTCCTCGGTCAAGACGCTGATCAGAGACAACGCTGTCGCACCGCTGTCGGACATCCTGGAACGGGAGGCCGTGGCCCAGCAGCGACTCGGGGACTCGCGCGACCACAGCACCGCCGTGGAGGCATTCCTGGCCAAGACCAAGCCCGTTTTCACCGGGCGCTAA
- a CDS encoding 3-hydroxyacyl-CoA dehydrogenase family protein: MTTYPRKLPAIVSVIGGGRMGAGIAQVFATAGATVTIVEADRAAADAALQRVSAGIHRAAEKDGLVDTAEHVLSRLGTVCSITELPADSELVVEAVPEIFSAKVDVLTAVEKVVLPTAVLASNTSSLSITDLAAALEHPQRVVGMHFFNPVPASALVEIVRAPETSDEIVQTALGWVRTLGKSEVVVCDSSGFATSRLGVLLGLEAIRMLEEGVADAESIDRAMELGYRHPMGPLRSTDLVGLDVRLAIAEHLYATLGARFQPPQLLRDKVANGDLGRKTGQGFYHWPR; this comes from the coding sequence ATGACCACCTACCCCCGGAAACTCCCCGCGATTGTCTCCGTGATCGGTGGCGGCCGCATGGGCGCCGGTATCGCGCAGGTGTTCGCGACCGCAGGCGCGACGGTCACGATCGTCGAAGCTGATCGCGCGGCCGCCGATGCCGCACTCCAGCGGGTGAGCGCCGGCATACACCGCGCGGCTGAAAAGGACGGCCTGGTCGATACGGCTGAACACGTCCTGTCGCGCCTGGGCACCGTCTGTTCGATCACCGAACTGCCCGCCGATTCCGAGCTGGTCGTCGAGGCGGTACCTGAAATCTTCAGTGCCAAGGTTGACGTGCTCACCGCCGTGGAGAAGGTCGTCCTGCCCACCGCGGTGCTGGCATCCAACACCAGTTCGCTCTCCATCACCGATTTGGCTGCGGCACTGGAGCATCCGCAGCGTGTGGTGGGCATGCACTTCTTCAATCCGGTGCCGGCGTCAGCGCTGGTCGAGATCGTGCGTGCACCCGAGACGTCAGACGAGATCGTGCAGACCGCGCTGGGATGGGTCCGAACTCTGGGCAAATCCGAGGTGGTGGTGTGTGATTCGTCCGGATTCGCCACCAGTCGGCTTGGAGTCCTGCTGGGACTGGAAGCGATCCGCATGCTCGAGGAAGGCGTCGCCGACGCCGAATCGATAGACCGGGCGATGGAGTTGGGTTACCGCCATCCAATGGGCCCATTGCGTTCCACCGATCTTGTCGGGCTGGACGTGCGGTTGGCGATCGCCGAGCATCTGTACGCCACCCTCGGCGCCCGCTTCCAGCCGCCGCAGTTGTTGCGTGACAAGGTCGCCAACGGCGACCTCGGCCGCAAGACCGGGCAGGGCTTCTACCACTGGCCCCGCTGA
- a CDS encoding enoyl-CoA hydratase/isomerase family protein, with translation MTEYQTLRVTTGDDRVVVELHRPAQRNAINAAMVADLHAVCALIEVEPRILVLTGAGTDFAAGADIAELRGRGRDEALAGINRTVFDRIAALPLPTIAAVEGNALGGGAELAYACDLRVAGACARFGNPEPGLGIMAAAGASYRLTDLVGKSVAKQVILGGRILDSAAALRCGLVADVVADGEALSTASALADRITRQAPLALRLSKAVLDAESAHPLIDDIAQAVLFESTDKSDRMTRFLERKTT, from the coding sequence GTGACCGAATATCAAACCCTGCGCGTCACAACCGGCGACGACCGGGTGGTCGTCGAGTTGCATCGTCCCGCGCAGCGCAATGCGATCAACGCCGCGATGGTGGCCGACCTCCACGCTGTCTGCGCCCTGATCGAAGTCGAACCCCGGATCCTTGTCCTCACCGGCGCCGGCACGGACTTCGCGGCCGGTGCAGACATCGCCGAACTGCGCGGCCGGGGACGCGACGAAGCGCTGGCGGGGATCAACCGCACGGTGTTCGATCGGATCGCTGCATTACCGTTGCCGACGATCGCCGCAGTGGAGGGCAATGCGCTCGGCGGCGGTGCCGAACTGGCCTACGCCTGCGATCTCCGTGTCGCCGGCGCCTGCGCACGCTTCGGGAATCCCGAACCGGGACTTGGCATTATGGCTGCCGCGGGCGCGAGTTATCGGCTGACCGATCTTGTCGGCAAATCGGTGGCCAAGCAGGTGATTCTGGGCGGGCGCATTCTCGACTCTGCGGCCGCACTGCGGTGCGGCCTGGTCGCTGACGTCGTGGCCGATGGCGAGGCGCTGTCCACCGCCTCTGCATTGGCCGACCGCATCACCAGGCAGGCGCCGTTGGCCCTGCGACTGTCCAAGGCTGTTCTCGACGCCGAGTCGGCGCACCCGCTGATCGACGACATCGCCCAAGCGGTGCTGTTCGAGAGCACCGACAAGTCCGACCGCATGACGCGATTCCTGGAGAGGAAAACCACATGA
- a CDS encoding thiolase family protein codes for MEQVFVVDGVRTAQGRYGGAFASVRPDDLGAVVVAEVVARAGIPADAIDEVILGAANQAGEDNRDVARMAVLLAGLPNTVPGYTVNRLCASGLTAIASAAQAIRSGDADIVVAGGIESMTRAPWVMAKPGTPWARPGEVSDTSLGWRFTNPRFTKMDAGIPADAGPGTVKMTLSMGETAEEVAALDGITRADSDTFALRSHARAIAAQDAGRFVKEIVPIETKAGIVDTDEGPRRQATLETLSALRPVFRAGGIVTAGSSSPLSDGAAAVLLASEDAVRRHGLSVRARVVAAASVGVQPNLMGLGPVPATQKVLDRMGWRVDDIDAVELNEAFAAQSVAVMRRLGLDDGIVNADGGAIALGHPLGCSGARLIVTLMNRLEREGGSRGLATLCVGVGQGVAMLIEAL; via the coding sequence GTGGAACAGGTCTTTGTGGTCGATGGGGTCCGCACGGCGCAAGGGCGCTACGGCGGAGCGTTCGCTTCGGTACGACCAGACGACCTCGGCGCCGTGGTGGTCGCCGAGGTGGTCGCGCGGGCCGGCATCCCGGCCGACGCGATCGACGAGGTGATCCTGGGCGCGGCCAACCAGGCAGGCGAGGACAACCGAGACGTCGCCCGGATGGCTGTCCTGTTGGCCGGATTGCCGAACACCGTCCCCGGCTACACGGTCAACCGCCTGTGCGCCAGCGGGCTGACCGCAATTGCCTCTGCGGCGCAGGCGATCCGATCGGGCGACGCCGACATTGTTGTCGCCGGAGGCATCGAATCAATGACGCGAGCGCCGTGGGTGATGGCCAAGCCCGGCACGCCCTGGGCGCGCCCCGGCGAAGTGTCCGACACCTCGCTGGGTTGGCGGTTCACCAATCCGCGGTTCACCAAGATGGACGCCGGCATCCCCGCCGACGCCGGACCCGGGACGGTGAAGATGACGCTGTCGATGGGGGAGACCGCCGAGGAAGTGGCGGCCCTGGACGGCATTACCCGTGCGGACTCCGACACCTTCGCCCTACGCAGCCACGCACGCGCCATTGCGGCACAGGACGCGGGCCGTTTCGTCAAGGAAATCGTTCCCATCGAGACCAAGGCCGGCATCGTCGATACCGACGAGGGACCGCGGCGTCAGGCGACGCTCGAGACGCTTTCAGCCCTGCGTCCGGTATTCCGAGCCGGCGGCATCGTGACTGCCGGGTCGTCTTCTCCGCTGTCCGACGGAGCCGCTGCCGTGCTGTTGGCGAGCGAAGACGCCGTGCGCCGACACGGATTGTCTGTGCGGGCACGGGTGGTGGCGGCCGCGAGCGTCGGCGTGCAGCCCAATCTGATGGGGTTGGGACCCGTTCCCGCTACGCAGAAGGTGCTCGACCGAATGGGTTGGCGCGTCGACGATATCGACGCTGTCGAGCTCAACGAGGCATTCGCCGCACAGAGTGTGGCGGTGATGCGGCGCCTCGGCCTCGATGACGGCATCGTGAACGCCGACGGGGGCGCGATCGCCCTCGGCCATCCGCTGGGGTGCTCGGGCGCACGTCTCATCGTCACGTTGATGAATCGGCTCGAACGCGAAGGCGGATCCCGTGGCCTGGCCACCTTGTGTGTGGGCGTCGGGCAGGGCGTCGCGATGTTGATCGAGGCGCTGTGA